Proteins encoded in a region of the Plasmodium brasilianum strain Bolivian I chromosome Unknown PB_00_04, whole genome shotgun sequence genome:
- a CDS encoding fam-l protein, with product MEQKIVLLFINISTFILLTWICHFCSGMNTLKENLDEKYNISRHLNTSNYRLLAKYKQEKDSSIANFKEEMPHKEVKEKKNISNNKKETEGKHKQSCRSSLYIEEYGKNIEKNKCGLTKTKKYFDFEKKIFKELDYEDYVKNIKNIDYKVHKKLARKKRRIRIALLLLFILILILPILDLSLEKITEGGLLGLLYLLYPTSGEAPGVDGSLVTLLSKDGWGNLVKICASTTFIYCVPILIFVVIFILGMVYYYKKVIKYENMKFKKRLNKK from the exons atggaacaaaaaattgtgttgttatttattaatatttcaacGTTTATACTTTTAACTTGGATATGTCACTTTTGCAGTGGAATG aaCACATTAAAGGAGAATTTGGatgaaaaatacaatattaGCAGACATTTAAATACTAGTAATTATCGATtattagcaaaatataagcaGGAAAAGGATTCAAGTATTGCaaattttaaagaagaaATGCCACATAAAGAagtgaaagaaaaaaaaaatatatctaataataaaaaagaaacagaAGGAAAACACAAACAATCTTGTAGAAGTTCATTGTATATTGAggaatatggaaaaaatattgaaaaaaataaatgtggtttaactaaaacaaaaaagtatttcgattttgagaaaaaaatatttaaagaacttgattatgaagattatgttaaaaatatcaaGAATATTGATTATAAGGTACATAAAAAGTTAGCACGTAAAAAACGAAGAATACGAATTGCTTtacttttgttatttatcTTGATATTGATACTACCCATATTAGATCTTtcattagaaaaaattactGAGGGTGGTTTGTTGGGTTTATTATACTTGTTATATCCAACATCTGGAGAAGCACCTGGAGTAGATGGGTCTTTGGTTACATTGTTAAGCAAAGATGGATGGGGtaatttagtaaaaatatgtgcATCAACTACTTTCATTTATTGCGTACCTATCCTTATATttgttgttatatttatattaggGATGGtttattactataaaaaagttataaaatatgaaaatatgaagttcaaaaaaagattaaataaGAAGTAA